The following are from one region of the Lentimicrobiaceae bacterium genome:
- the cysK gene encoding cysteine synthase A, with translation MKIANTISQLIGNTPLLRLNRLGQEYKANILVKLESNNPSFSVKDRLALALIENAEEKKLIGPETVIIEPTSGNTGIGLAMICAERGYKLIITMPESASIERRSIIKAFGAEIVLTSAESGMKGAIARAHELKDFHGNAYIPYQFINTANPQMHRRTTGPEIWNDTEGSIDIFVAGVGTGGTITGVAEMLKTKKSSIKAYAVEPADSPVLSGGLPGKHKIQGIGAGFIPDILNKDILDGVITVSTEDAMLTARRLMREEGILCGISSGANVWSAIQLASKPENKGKTIVTIVCDTGERYLSTDLFKID, from the coding sequence ATGAAAATTGCAAATACTATTAGCCAATTGATAGGCAACACGCCTCTGCTCAGGCTAAACAGGCTCGGGCAAGAGTACAAGGCAAATATCCTGGTAAAACTTGAATCCAATAATCCTTCATTTTCAGTCAAGGATCGGCTTGCGCTGGCATTAATTGAAAATGCGGAAGAAAAAAAACTTATCGGGCCAGAAACAGTCATTATTGAACCAACCAGTGGAAACACCGGAATCGGTTTGGCCATGATTTGCGCCGAAAGAGGTTATAAACTCATCATCACCATGCCAGAGAGTGCAAGTATAGAGCGCCGCAGTATCATAAAAGCATTTGGAGCTGAAATTGTGCTTACTTCAGCAGAATCAGGCATGAAAGGCGCCATTGCCAGGGCACATGAACTTAAGGATTTCCATGGAAATGCCTATATTCCATATCAGTTTATCAATACGGCCAACCCTCAGATGCACCGCCGCACCACCGGCCCTGAAATATGGAACGATACAGAAGGCAGCATAGATATTTTTGTAGCAGGAGTCGGAACCGGTGGAACCATTACAGGCGTTGCTGAAATGCTGAAGACTAAAAAATCATCCATAAAAGCATATGCAGTTGAACCAGCAGACTCCCCAGTGCTATCGGGAGGGTTACCTGGAAAACACAAAATCCAGGGAATAGGCGCCGGATTTATACCAGATATCCTCAACAAAGACATCCTTGATGGTGTAATAACTGTAAGCACTGAAGATGCGATGTTAACAGCCCGGAGACTGATGCGGGAAGAAGGTATTCTTTGTGGAATATCTTCAGGTGCTAATGTTTGGTCGGCTATTCAACTGGCCTCAAAACCCGAGAACAAAGGAAAAACCATCGTAACCATTGTTTGCGATACAGGAGAAAGATATCTGAGTACTGATTTGTTTAAAATCGACTGA
- a CDS encoding sigma-54-dependent Fis family transcriptional regulator — protein MSKILAIDDDSIIRTLLTNILTKAGYEVVTASDGETGLELASTTSPDLVVTDFQMPGISGLDVVTELQRTQPGLPVILLTAHGDVALTIKSIQLGAYDFIEKPIQMQELLDVIRNGLEVSKQSRSLTETISPEARKAIEDNLLVGKTPVMREIFKNIGRISLNKVNVLITGETGTGKELIARLIHYSGVTREHPLVVVNCSTLSERLLEHELFGYTSTAFPGNTTEKKGKFEQAGEGTLFLDEISELSDDIQTKLLRVLQELEFEKPGSDDTIPLKARIIAATNKDLESLVKSGKFREELYYRLKVFTIALPPLRQRKDDIAELVRHLVQKLNRKLNKRVLKIGDGVIDLLKTHEWPGNVRELENTLMQALIMTRSDVLEKEHIVLMHPAEDSTAEKFELKSIADIEKVHIKKVLDKVKWNKQEASRILEITRPTLNAKIEKYGLKH, from the coding sequence ATGAGTAAAATTCTGGCAATTGACGATGACTCTATCATCAGGACACTATTAACAAACATCCTGACCAAAGCTGGCTATGAAGTAGTAACCGCTTCAGACGGTGAAACTGGGCTGGAACTGGCTTCAACCACAAGCCCTGATTTGGTAGTCACTGATTTTCAAATGCCAGGCATTTCGGGGCTCGATGTCGTTACTGAATTGCAACGAACCCAACCCGGACTTCCCGTAATATTACTCACCGCGCATGGCGATGTAGCCCTGACCATAAAATCTATTCAGCTTGGCGCTTACGACTTTATTGAAAAGCCCATCCAAATGCAGGAACTGCTTGATGTAATCCGCAACGGACTGGAAGTATCAAAACAAAGCCGGAGTCTGACAGAAACAATTTCGCCTGAAGCACGCAAAGCCATTGAAGACAACCTGCTTGTTGGAAAAACTCCCGTGATGCGCGAAATCTTTAAAAACATTGGAAGAATATCACTCAACAAAGTAAATGTTTTGATAACCGGCGAAACAGGCACCGGGAAAGAACTGATTGCCCGACTCATCCATTATAGCGGTGTAACAAGGGAACATCCATTGGTTGTTGTCAATTGCTCAACGCTGAGCGAGAGACTTCTTGAACACGAATTATTTGGATACACCAGCACTGCATTTCCGGGAAACACAACCGAGAAAAAAGGAAAATTCGAGCAGGCAGGGGAAGGCACTCTTTTCCTTGATGAAATCTCGGAATTGTCGGACGATATCCAAACAAAACTCCTCAGAGTATTGCAGGAATTAGAGTTTGAAAAACCCGGCTCTGATGATACCATTCCTTTAAAAGCAAGAATTATTGCAGCTACAAACAAAGATCTTGAATCATTGGTTAAAAGCGGAAAATTCCGCGAAGAATTGTACTACAGACTTAAAGTATTTACAATTGCGCTTCCACCTTTGCGTCAGAGAAAAGATGATATCGCTGAACTAGTAAGGCATTTGGTACAAAAGCTTAACCGGAAATTAAATAAAAGAGTTCTCAAAATTGGCGATGGCGTAATTGATCTGCTAAAAACCCATGAATGGCCCGGAAATGTCAGGGAATTGGAAAATACGCTGATGCAGGCACTTATCATGACCCGCAGCGATGTATTGGAAAAAGAACATATTGTTTTGATGCACCCTGCCGAGGATTCAACGGCCGAGAAATTCGAGCTCAAATCAATTGCCGATATAGAAAAGGTCCATATCAAGAAAGTGCTGGATAAGGTAAAATGGAATAAACAGGAAGCCTCCAGAATACTTGAAATTACCAGACCAACACTGAATGCAAAAATTGAAAAATACGGACTGAAACATTAA
- a CDS encoding citrate lyase subunit alpha (citrate-ACP transferase, the alpha subunit catalyzes the formation of (3S)-citryl-CoA from acetyl-CoA and citrate), which translates to MSKYGNLTTNAVGRIVPQIINGKESTPYQGVGKFRPSGRKYAPPISSCADYPEDGNKVISSLREALIRCGLKDGMTISTHHHFRNGDLVGNQIFDAAAELGVKNLTWAPSASFECHSPLIRYLEDGTIHHIEGSMNGALGKFTSEGKMQGMGILRSHGGRYQAIQDGDLHIDIAVIAAPTADMFGNATGDRGTAACGLLGFALADSQYADKVIVVTDNLVPFPCVPWQIHGNYVDFVVVLSQIGIPEKIISGTTEITKSPDRLLLAELTARFCDEAGIIRNGFSFQAGAGGTALSIGIYFAEMLRKRGMKARFARGGSNKYLVQMLEEGLVDYILDGQTFDLEGVRSMRENNNHLNTSPFTSYNYHGKGNFASMVDVVILGATEVDVNFNANVVTHSDGLLLHGIGGWMNCLFSKCVILPIPLFRDRMPVIRDEVTTICGPGELIDVIVTERGIAINPLRTDLLDRLKGSALPIKTIHQLKEEAERICGKPSLPVLDDEFIAAIKWVDGTVIDAVRKVIS; encoded by the coding sequence ATGTCAAAATACGGTAATCTAACAACCAACGCAGTGGGAAGGATTGTTCCACAAATCATCAATGGTAAGGAATCAACTCCATATCAGGGTGTTGGAAAATTCAGACCATCAGGCAGAAAATACGCTCCACCCATTAGTTCGTGTGCCGATTACCCCGAAGACGGAAACAAAGTCATCTCTTCCTTACGTGAAGCGCTTATCAGGTGCGGCCTGAAAGACGGGATGACCATATCCACGCATCATCATTTTCGCAATGGCGACCTGGTTGGAAACCAGATTTTTGATGCCGCTGCTGAACTGGGCGTTAAAAACCTGACATGGGCGCCTTCTGCTTCATTTGAATGCCACAGTCCATTAATCAGATATCTTGAAGATGGCACCATTCATCATATTGAAGGAAGCATGAATGGCGCGCTTGGCAAATTCACATCAGAAGGCAAAATGCAGGGAATGGGAATTTTGCGTTCTCATGGAGGGCGCTACCAGGCCATTCAGGATGGTGATCTCCACATCGATATTGCTGTAATTGCGGCGCCGACAGCCGATATGTTTGGCAATGCAACCGGCGACCGCGGCACCGCAGCCTGCGGATTGCTCGGGTTTGCCCTGGCCGATTCACAGTATGCCGATAAAGTTATCGTTGTCACCGACAATCTTGTGCCTTTTCCTTGTGTTCCCTGGCAAATTCACGGCAATTATGTTGATTTTGTGGTTGTACTAAGCCAAATAGGCATCCCTGAAAAAATCATTTCAGGAACCACTGAAATTACCAAAAGCCCCGACAGGCTGCTGTTGGCAGAATTAACCGCCCGGTTTTGTGATGAAGCAGGCATTATTCGCAATGGATTTTCATTTCAGGCCGGTGCAGGCGGAACAGCTCTTTCTATCGGGATATATTTTGCTGAAATGTTGCGCAAACGAGGCATGAAAGCCCGTTTTGCCCGCGGAGGAAGCAATAAATACCTGGTTCAGATGCTTGAAGAAGGCCTGGTTGATTACATTCTTGATGGACAAACTTTTGACCTGGAAGGCGTAAGATCTATGCGCGAAAACAACAATCACCTGAATACAAGCCCTTTCACAAGCTACAACTATCATGGCAAAGGCAACTTTGCATCAATGGTTGATGTGGTTATTCTGGGCGCTACTGAAGTTGATGTCAATTTTAACGCCAACGTTGTTACACATTCTGATGGTCTTTTACTTCATGGAATAGGCGGTTGGATGAATTGCCTGTTTTCAAAATGCGTCATTCTGCCAATTCCGCTTTTCCGCGACAGAATGCCTGTTATACGTGATGAAGTAACTACGATTTGTGGCCCTGGCGAACTGATTGATGTTATTGTAACAGAAAGAGGAATTGCCATCAATCCATTGCGTACTGATCTCCTTGACAGACTAAAAGGATCGGCTTTACCCATAAAAACCATTCATCAGCTCAAGGAAGAGGCCGAACGCATCTGCGGAAAACCATCACTGCCAGTGCTTGACGATGAATTTATTGCAGCTATTAAATGGGTAGACGGTACGGTGATTGATGCGGTGAGAAAAGTGATTAGCTGA
- a CDS encoding serine acetyltransferase: MNHSNPSFSNIVETLSNLQNEASLFHLPHPETSLPSTGELKQIISILKEILFPGYFEEVNPEENTYKAALTIKLTLLKKKLSEQINVGFCFFCKKSDLDCSSCKERSERIAEKFIDTLPKIRHSLASDALAAYTGDPAAKHISETILCYPSLTVLTHYRIAHELIKLDIPLIPRMISEMAHAETGIDIHPGAEIGDSFFIDHGTGVVIGETSVIGKNVRIYQGVTLGAKSFPLDGNGKPVKGIPRHPVIEDDVIIYANSTILGRITIGKGAVIGGNIWVSHDIGAGETITQSSAIGKKPASNT; encoded by the coding sequence ATGAATCACTCAAATCCTTCATTCAGCAACATTGTTGAAACATTGAGCAACCTTCAAAATGAGGCCAGCCTGTTTCATCTTCCGCATCCTGAAACTTCCTTACCATCTACCGGGGAGCTCAAGCAAATCATTTCAATCCTTAAAGAAATACTTTTTCCCGGGTATTTTGAGGAAGTAAATCCGGAAGAAAACACCTACAAGGCTGCTCTGACAATTAAATTAACGCTATTGAAAAAAAAGCTGTCGGAACAGATAAACGTAGGATTTTGTTTTTTCTGCAAGAAAAGCGATTTGGATTGCAGTTCATGTAAAGAACGCTCGGAAAGGATAGCAGAAAAGTTCATAGACACCTTACCCAAAATCAGACACAGCCTTGCTTCCGATGCTTTGGCAGCCTATACCGGCGATCCAGCTGCAAAACATATCAGTGAAACCATTCTGTGCTACCCAAGTCTCACTGTCTTAACACATTACCGTATTGCACATGAACTGATAAAGCTTGACATTCCATTGATTCCACGCATGATTTCTGAAATGGCTCATGCCGAAACCGGTATTGACATACATCCGGGTGCTGAAATCGGCGATAGTTTCTTTATTGATCACGGGACAGGTGTCGTAATTGGCGAAACATCGGTCATCGGTAAAAATGTAAGAATTTACCAGGGCGTTACCCTTGGCGCAAAAAGTTTTCCACTTGACGGGAATGGGAAACCCGTAAAAGGAATTCCCAGACACCCTGTAATTGAAGACGATGTAATTATTTACGCCAATTCAACTATCCTGGGAAGAATCACTATAGGAAAGGGAGCCGTTATAGGAGGGAATATCTGGGTTAGCCATGATATAGGTGCCGGAGAAACAATCACACAATCATCTGCCATAGGTAAAAAGCCCGCTTCCAACACATAA
- a CDS encoding HpcH/HpaI aldolase/citrate lyase family protein: MTNTATTGNKGKGVRSDCHVTLELMTVGGIDIQVNSKVMALYGKSIIGLCEKIFQHYEIKHARLLLEDSGALELVIAARLEAAIRQLTGSEKEYLPAFLPQNNYETSKEQDRFSRLYLPGNSPSLMINAGIHKPNGIILDLEDAVAVQKKPEARLLVRNALRGLDFYGAERMVRINQIPEGLQDLDYIVPHNVNLILVPKCESAHQIELVNQRIDALKQQHGIKSHIWLMPIIESALGVLKALEIANCQNVVALAIGLEDYTADLGTRRTNEGSESFFARSMIVNACKATGIQAIDSVFSDIADMEALGQTVQRSKAMGFDGMGCIHPRQIKVIHDNFAPDEAEIEKAKKIVSAFIDATEQGLGVVSLGTKMIDPPVVKRAQQTITRAIKMGKLPVDWRNEFTTG; this comes from the coding sequence GTGACAAACACAGCAACAACAGGCAACAAAGGAAAAGGAGTCAGGTCAGATTGTCATGTCACGCTCGAATTAATGACAGTTGGTGGCATTGACATTCAAGTAAACAGTAAAGTAATGGCTCTTTACGGCAAATCCATTATCGGGCTTTGCGAAAAGATCTTCCAACATTATGAAATAAAGCACGCGCGGCTTTTACTTGAAGATTCAGGAGCGCTTGAGCTGGTTATAGCTGCCAGGCTCGAAGCGGCCATCAGGCAGTTAACAGGCTCTGAAAAGGAATACCTTCCTGCTTTTTTGCCTCAAAACAATTATGAAACAAGCAAGGAACAGGATCGGTTTTCAAGGCTTTATCTTCCGGGCAACAGCCCAAGCCTGATGATCAATGCCGGCATTCACAAGCCCAATGGCATAATTCTCGACCTGGAAGATGCTGTTGCTGTTCAAAAAAAACCTGAAGCCCGTTTACTTGTCAGAAATGCGCTGAGAGGACTTGATTTTTATGGAGCTGAAAGGATGGTCAGAATCAACCAGATACCTGAAGGGCTTCAGGATCTTGATTACATTGTTCCCCACAATGTGAATCTGATTCTCGTGCCAAAGTGTGAAAGTGCTCATCAAATAGAACTGGTTAATCAACGGATTGATGCATTAAAACAACAGCACGGAATCAAAAGCCATATATGGCTGATGCCCATTATAGAAAGTGCTCTTGGCGTGCTAAAAGCACTTGAAATTGCCAATTGTCAAAATGTAGTTGCTTTGGCCATTGGCCTTGAAGACTATACAGCAGACCTTGGTACCCGCCGCACCAACGAAGGATCAGAATCGTTTTTTGCCCGCAGTATGATAGTGAATGCATGTAAAGCGACAGGTATTCAGGCCATCGACTCTGTTTTTTCAGATATTGCTGATATGGAAGCTCTCGGTCAAACGGTGCAACGTTCAAAAGCGATGGGATTTGATGGAATGGGATGCATACATCCGCGGCAAATAAAGGTAATTCACGATAATTTCGCTCCAGATGAAGCAGAAATCGAGAAGGCCAAAAAAATTGTCAGTGCGTTTATCGATGCTACCGAACAAGGCCTGGGCGTTGTTTCACTGGGCACTAAAATGATTGACCCTCCTGTTGTAAAAAGAGCGCAACAAACCATCACACGCGCCATAAAAATGGGCAAACTGCCGGTTGACTGGCGCAATGAATTTACTACTGGCTGA
- a CDS encoding NTP transferase domain-containing protein, with amino-acid sequence MGRHKALLSFGNQNISFLEMIIKAYRKAGASQVIVVVNEELKEMLSGSELFENGEAEIVVNHRPGLGRFYSLKKGLSLAEPDNLVFVQNVDNPFVDVNLLISMLSLIDEADVVVPSFSGRSGHPVLINQLVCKAAIDLADINVRLDVFFKSFGRAHMEADHDRIFVNVNTPDDYKRLFPGGAIA; translated from the coding sequence ATGGGGCGTCATAAGGCTTTACTCTCTTTTGGAAATCAAAATATTTCTTTCCTCGAAATGATAATAAAGGCTTACCGAAAAGCAGGCGCCTCGCAAGTTATAGTTGTTGTAAATGAGGAACTTAAAGAAATGCTTTCAGGCTCAGAACTTTTTGAGAACGGGGAAGCTGAGATTGTGGTGAATCATCGTCCCGGATTGGGGCGTTTTTACTCATTAAAAAAAGGACTTTCATTGGCTGAGCCCGATAATTTGGTGTTTGTTCAGAATGTTGACAATCCTTTTGTTGATGTTAATTTGTTGATTTCAATGTTGAGTTTAATTGATGAGGCCGATGTTGTAGTTCCGTCCTTTTCCGGCAGGTCAGGCCATCCGGTATTGATTAATCAGCTGGTGTGTAAAGCTGCTATTGATTTGGCTGATATAAATGTGAGGCTGGATGTGTTTTTTAAATCATTTGGCAGGGCTCACATGGAAGCTGATCATGATAGAATATTCGTGAATGTAAATACCCCGGACGATTATAAACGTTTGTTTCCGGGGGGAGCCATTGCGTAA
- the ygfK gene encoding putative selenate reductase subunit YgfK, with protein sequence MVHTTEFSTIQIDKLYRLIDSEFNTKKEIFGIPEALFFNPTKSTGIGMQIFNQQLHTPIGVAAGPHSQMAQNIIVAWLCGASYIELKTIQTLDELSISKPCIDMQDEGYNCEWSQELHIHESFEEYLKAWIIIHLLQHKLGLKKGGFIFNMSIGYNYEGILKENVQWFLDNMRNCSETKNKFISILAPLYPAIHQLHIPDCLSNNITLSTMHGCPPDEIEKIGHYLLSEKKIHTFIKLNPTLLGKEALREILNNKLGFKNDIPDQAFEHDLKFKDAIGIIRRLQNTADQENLEFGLKLTNTLESVNHKDIFPEHEKMMYMSGRALHPISINVARKLQNEFNGSLNISFSGGADCFNIKDILHSGLKPVTVSSDLLKPGGYGRLHQYIENIIDDKDNQTIQPLQYLNSYADAIVSQSAYKADPYTEKNIKSARNLGQFDCIHAPCVDECPTNQDIPEYMYYTSKGDFQKALDVILAKNPFPNVLGSACDHICQAKCTRINYDQSLKIREIKLFIAENGKSADIIPAADNGYKVAIIGAGPSGLSCAYFLRLAGFEVEIFESKPAAGGMVYDAIPGFRMKMNLLEKDIERIKTLGVKIHYHSKIDRNSFDQLRKEYSFVYIAAGAQRFKSLQMESDDAAGVLDAYEFLKKAKNGTSLDLGKNILVIGGGNTAMDVARTAKRLAGNDASVKVLYRRTRGEMPADREEIEALFHENIELLELLSPEKIHVKDGRITSLSCAKMKLEQAGKGNRPKPVKTGEPLLKFAADTLIPALGQEIDIQFASQEELKTKGNSYETTLKNVFIGGDALRGAATIVKAVGDGRKTAVQIAAKAGVKLTDGSLQTEKDLTPSELLIKKSTRINIAPEISGYKAITQDKAARAEASRCLLCNEICNVCVSVCPNRANTYYHAEAAEIPVWKIDFDEKGYKSELTGNLSIHQKIQVLNIADFCNECGNCTTFCPTAGQPFKDKPRFCLTKKSFDQTQNSYLLQCKNQHLALLHRNGDIISSMIKNDDGYLYNTPEVEISFNLHNFSVTTVKIKEGYPASVFLKHAAEMKFLIDNVSHSFICQTAE encoded by the coding sequence ATGGTTCATACTACAGAGTTTTCAACGATTCAAATTGATAAACTATACCGACTTATAGATTCAGAGTTCAATACAAAAAAAGAAATTTTTGGCATTCCCGAGGCATTATTCTTTAACCCGACAAAAAGTACAGGCATTGGGATGCAGATTTTTAACCAACAGCTGCACACGCCAATAGGGGTTGCAGCAGGGCCTCACTCTCAGATGGCTCAGAATATCATCGTTGCCTGGTTATGCGGCGCCAGTTATATTGAGCTTAAAACAATACAGACCCTGGATGAACTTTCCATTTCGAAACCCTGCATTGACATGCAGGACGAGGGATACAACTGTGAATGGTCGCAGGAATTGCACATTCATGAGTCATTTGAAGAGTACCTGAAAGCCTGGATTATCATCCACCTTTTACAACACAAATTAGGACTAAAAAAAGGTGGTTTTATATTTAACATGAGCATTGGCTATAACTATGAAGGCATACTGAAAGAAAATGTACAGTGGTTTCTTGACAATATGAGAAACTGCAGTGAAACCAAAAATAAATTTATCAGCATACTGGCCCCATTATATCCGGCAATACATCAATTGCATATACCTGATTGCCTTTCCAACAATATCACCCTCAGCACCATGCATGGCTGCCCTCCTGATGAAATTGAAAAAATCGGGCATTATCTGTTGAGTGAGAAAAAAATTCACACTTTTATCAAACTCAACCCCACCCTGCTGGGGAAAGAGGCATTGCGCGAAATTCTGAACAACAAACTAGGCTTTAAAAACGACATTCCGGATCAGGCATTTGAACATGACCTTAAATTTAAAGATGCAATAGGCATAATTCGCCGCTTACAAAACACGGCAGATCAGGAAAATCTGGAATTTGGCCTTAAACTCACCAATACCCTGGAAAGTGTCAATCATAAAGATATTTTTCCGGAGCACGAAAAGATGATGTACATGAGCGGCAGGGCATTACATCCTATCAGTATCAACGTTGCCCGTAAGCTACAAAATGAATTTAATGGCAGTTTAAATATTTCGTTTTCAGGAGGAGCTGACTGTTTCAATATCAAAGACATCCTTCACTCCGGACTAAAGCCGGTTACTGTTTCGTCCGATTTGCTCAAACCCGGGGGATATGGACGACTACATCAATACATTGAGAATATTATAGATGACAAAGACAACCAAACCATACAACCGCTTCAGTATCTGAACAGTTATGCAGATGCCATTGTTTCCCAAAGCGCCTACAAGGCCGATCCGTACACTGAAAAAAACATCAAATCTGCCAGAAACCTCGGGCAATTCGACTGTATTCATGCACCCTGCGTGGATGAATGCCCTACCAATCAGGACATCCCTGAATACATGTATTATACATCAAAAGGCGATTTCCAAAAAGCTTTGGATGTGATTCTGGCCAAAAATCCATTTCCAAATGTTCTGGGTTCGGCCTGCGATCACATATGCCAGGCTAAATGCACCCGTATCAATTACGATCAGTCGCTTAAAATCAGAGAGATTAAGCTATTTATTGCTGAAAACGGAAAATCTGCTGATATAATTCCGGCCGCTGACAATGGGTATAAAGTAGCCATCATTGGCGCCGGACCATCCGGATTATCCTGCGCTTATTTCCTCAGATTGGCAGGCTTCGAGGTAGAAATATTTGAATCGAAGCCTGCAGCTGGAGGTATGGTTTATGATGCCATTCCCGGCTTCCGAATGAAAATGAATTTACTTGAGAAAGACATTGAACGGATTAAAACGCTGGGCGTTAAAATTCACTATCATTCAAAAATTGACCGCAACTCCTTTGACCAGCTTCGGAAGGAATATAGCTTTGTGTATATCGCGGCCGGAGCCCAGCGCTTTAAATCGCTGCAGATGGAATCAGATGATGCAGCGGGTGTGCTGGACGCGTACGAGTTCCTGAAGAAAGCCAAAAATGGAACTTCTTTGGATTTAGGAAAAAACATTTTGGTAATCGGAGGAGGAAATACAGCGATGGATGTAGCCCGCACCGCTAAACGCCTGGCAGGGAATGATGCTTCAGTAAAAGTTCTATATCGGCGCACCAGAGGCGAAATGCCTGCCGACCGCGAAGAAATTGAGGCACTTTTTCATGAAAATATTGAACTGTTAGAGTTGCTTTCTCCCGAAAAAATCCATGTGAAAGATGGCAGGATAACTTCACTTTCCTGTGCAAAAATGAAACTTGAACAAGCGGGTAAAGGAAACCGGCCTAAACCAGTAAAAACCGGAGAACCGCTGCTTAAATTTGCTGCTGATACACTAATTCCGGCCCTTGGACAGGAGATTGATATTCAGTTTGCCAGCCAGGAAGAATTAAAAACAAAAGGTAACTCTTACGAAACAACGCTAAAAAATGTATTTATTGGCGGAGATGCCTTGCGGGGAGCTGCAACAATTGTAAAAGCGGTTGGCGACGGACGTAAAACTGCTGTTCAGATTGCAGCAAAAGCCGGGGTAAAATTAACTGACGGCAGCTTACAGACAGAAAAAGATCTTACACCCAGCGAGCTGCTCATCAAAAAAAGCACACGAATAAATATTGCTCCCGAAATTTCAGGTTATAAGGCTATTACGCAAGATAAAGCGGCCCGGGCAGAGGCCTCACGTTGCTTGCTATGCAACGAAATTTGCAACGTTTGTGTCAGCGTTTGCCCCAACCGTGCAAACACCTATTACCATGCTGAAGCAGCCGAAATCCCTGTCTGGAAAATTGATTTTGATGAAAAAGGGTACAAAAGTGAATTAACAGGCAACCTGTCAATACATCAAAAAATTCAGGTCTTAAATATTGCTGATTTTTGCAATGAATGTGGCAACTGCACCACATTTTGCCCCACAGCCGGTCAGCCATTTAAAGACAAACCCCGCTTTTGCCTGACCAAAAAAAGTTTTGACCAAACCCAGAACAGCTATCTTCTCCAGTGCAAAAATCAGCATCTAGCATTATTGCACAGGAATGGCGATATAATCAGCTCAATGATTAAAAACGATGACGGATATTTATATAACACGCCTGAAGTTGAAATCTCATTTAATCTCCATAATTTCAGCGTCACAACAGTAAAAATAAAGGAAGGCTATCCAGCATCTGTTTTCTTAAAACATGCGGCTGAAATGAAATTTCTGATTGATAATGTTTCTCACTCCTTCATCTGCCAAACAGCAGAATAA